The following proteins are encoded in a genomic region of Candidatus Binatus sp.:
- a CDS encoding SDR family NAD(P)-dependent oxidoreductase encodes MSQAKVALVTGAGRGIGRDIALRMAKEGYAVGLIARTKSQLDETAELIRAQGGKAVVTPTDVSRRDQVGAAVETVERELGPISVLINNAGAYLRKRFTEITEEDFDFQLKVNAYGPFFCTQAVIGKMAERKAGTVIFVLGSESRSGPAQYSAYNASKVAQRAIAESVAYEFMHLGVHAAALDVDGAVDSARVRESMPEVDPSHLVPPAAICDEIVHLIDQSKSAWTFQVDMRSFVQWRPRVAPKKKT; translated from the coding sequence ATGTCGCAAGCAAAAGTCGCATTGGTAACCGGCGCAGGCCGCGGCATCGGCCGCGACATCGCGCTTCGAATGGCAAAAGAAGGCTACGCGGTCGGGCTGATCGCCCGCACCAAGTCGCAGCTCGACGAAACCGCGGAATTAATTCGCGCTCAGGGCGGCAAGGCAGTCGTGACGCCAACCGACGTCTCGCGCCGCGATCAGGTCGGCGCCGCGGTCGAGACCGTCGAACGCGAACTCGGACCGATCTCCGTGTTGATCAACAACGCGGGCGCCTATCTGCGCAAGCGCTTCACCGAAATCACCGAGGAGGATTTCGACTTCCAGCTCAAGGTGAATGCCTACGGACCGTTCTTCTGCACCCAAGCCGTCATCGGCAAGATGGCCGAGCGCAAGGCCGGCACCGTGATTTTCGTGCTGGGATCGGAATCGCGCAGCGGACCGGCGCAATACTCCGCCTACAACGCGTCGAAGGTGGCGCAGCGCGCGATCGCGGAGTCTGTCGCCTACGAGTTCATGCATCTCGGCGTGCATGCCGCCGCACTCGACGTGGACGGCGCCGTGGACAGTGCTCGAGTGCGGGAGTCGATGCCCGAGGTGGATCCGTCGCACTTGGTTCCGCCCGCGGCGATATGCGACGAGATTGTGCACCTGATCGATCAGTCGAAAAGCGCGTGGACGTTTCAGGTCGATATGCGATCGTTCGTGCAATGGCGTCCGCGCGTCGCGCCGAAGAAAAAAACCTGA